The sequence TCACTATCATAGGATTTGCAGAATTACTTTCACCTTtgtacattaaaatgttttttaaaaattagaatgttgCAGTTGTAGCCAGGAACCTTCAGGTTCAGAAATTATTTTGGGTCTAGTTGTTTCTTCCAAACACTAAACTTTATTATGTATTGCTAACTAAATATGCTCATAAATGTAGCAAATATGTTTCCTGTTGTGGCAGAATACTCTTATTAAAGCTTACAAACATTGTTGTCAGCTAAgatgcaggtttttaaaaaagactaatttAAGCCAAATAGCACAGGGGTGATGAGTATATTATtacctttctgattttttttttaagcactcaACTATATCTTCAGAGCAGATTctggtaaaacttttttttaagtactgtTAAAAGGCAAATTGcattaatgtttaaaaactaGATGTCATTGAAAACAATTGCTTAGGGAAATAATGAGGTTATTAGCTTTGGGttttaatagcatttttaaagagaagaaatcatgtttataaatgtataaatggttcaagataattttaaaaatcatttaattttttatgctTGCCTAGTTGTAAggtcaaaaataatcaaatgactGATACAGTCAGCACCAACAACCTCTCCATATGGAAGGGGTAATGAGAACATACTATTTGGAAATAATAAGCTGGTCTAAGAGCCAAGTGCTGAAGTTACATTTCTGCCTACACAGCTGAAGCACTACTTACTGTCTGCTACCCAGTTCTACTTTCCATCAGTTATGAATCTCGTGTATAAATGTATCCATTACCAGGCTCACAGACGGGgggtgatttttctcctttggagcTCGTCCAGAATCCATCAGCCTCACACACATATTTACCTGCAAATCATTGAAAGAGCAAAAATGTTTAACTGCATGTGCAAAGGTGGTTGTCATTTGCTTGAATACCCCCtcgaaaatgcagattcctgagcaTCAGTGGGAAACAGGCGTCTGAATAACCATTTTACATGATTTCATAAATAGGAGGTCTCTGCATTACCATGTATGCTTGCAAAGTGGAAACCTTTTAGATGTGTAACTTGAATATGTATCAAGATCTTAAGTGCTTAATGATAAGGTTTTGACTTGTTAAATTAAACCATTTGGAATATATTGTGTGTTTGTAGTAGTCATTTACTAGATAAGATCTGTTTTCAGATTCTTGCAAATTGACATTAAAGTCACTTCAGCTATAATATTTCACTTCGCAGGTGGAAGAAGTGCCTTTTAATCTTTTGTCTAGCCTTAGCCAGAAATGTTGGCTAAGTCTATTCTCAGATCATGAGGGCTTAGGTTCCAAATATCACCCACCCCCAACTTTGAACAATTTGCTTACCATCATCTGTTCTCATTGTGTAGAACTCATTACAGCGATATTTAACCACAGCTTTGTATATGGTCACCTCGGCACCCGTTATATAGTCCACTTGGCCACTGGGTAGGTCATCAGGAGGGCCACAGTCAACAACTAATGAACACGGGAGAGGGAAAGTCAGTTTGTACTTTGAATCCTAACATTAAAACGATGTGGAGACTGATAGTGGTTGTGCTGTGTGTTGTTATAACTTGAAGTCATATTCAAGATGGACATCATTTCATCTCTGAAAATGGAGAGAATCGCCTTAGTGTGATTTGAAAGCAGCACTCTCATCTCTGTTCCTAACTAAATGGCTAGGTTGAAGTGAAGGCCCTAGGCAAGGAGTTGTATGATGCCTTCCCTAAAGGAAGGGAATTTGAAACTACTTGGACTTCTTAGCACTCACGAGAGAAAACAGCACAGGCTGCATATGCCTATGCAGTCTGGTTTGATGTTAAATGGTACAATCTGGTTAGCCTAAAAGATAGAACAAAGAAGACCGAAGAACTTGTTCTTATGATCCTTTCCCTAAGTTGACCTTTTTAGAAGACCTGGAAGTCATAATACCTTGAGTTTGGGTTAGAATTCACAACTGTTGGGACATTACTAATGTGACATAACCAATTTGTGAGACAAAGTGATACCAGTCTAAAAGTCATAGTTTTGTACACAGACATCTAAAAATTGTTGATGTACTTCTGtggattttaaaaggtaaatcgTTTTTAGCAACTTAATAGCAGTGTGTCTGGCTTTGTGTCAAGAGCGTTGTCTACGTTGCCTTAATTCTCCACAGATGAGATGCCCGTAACTACCCAGTGAAAAGTGGCAGAATCAGGGCTCTAACCCATACCTTAGTCCAACAGTCCTTCGGTGCCAGCTCTTTACTGGTTTTTAAACTAAAAGAATTGGTAGTAAAGAATTGGTAGTCTCACGGgaatataaattttgaaataaaaatactccCCTAGGAATTTCGTAGAAACCCTtgcaaaaaaatatgtgaaagtagggacttccctgctggtgcagtggttaggagtccacctgccaatgcaggggacgcgggttcgagccctggtccgggaggatcccacatgccacggagcaagtaggcccgtgtggcacaactactgggcctgcgctctggagaacgcgagccacaactactgaggcctgcacgcctggagcctgtgctttgcaacgggagaggccactgcagtgaggggacagcgtgccgtggcggagagtagcccccgctcagtgcaactagaggaagcctgtgcacaacaacgaagacccaatgcagccaaaaactaaataaatttatttttaaaaaatatgtgaaagtatACGTACAGAGGTGTTAACTATGGCAGCGTATGTAATAGTAAACTGGAAACAATAGAAATCACATGAAACAAAAAGCATAGGTCCTctgatggaatactatgcagtcattaaaaagaaggaGCAGCTCTATGAGTGCTTGGATTGTTGTGGAACGATAACCCAACAATGTTGGGGGGAAGAGTACATTGCAGTCAGATTTAGTTCAAAAGTAAGTGAGATATGTTAGTATAAATAGTATAGGAAATAAAGAGTAAGAAGGAATGGATCCCAGTGTCTTACAGGTAGTTTGAGGATTTGGGCAAGAGAGGCtttcactgtatatttttgtgaatttatatggtttttccatttaacacgtatcataattttaaaaatattaaaaataaggtaCGTGATTCTTAGTTCACAAAATGGTAGTGAACACCATTATCCCAGTTTGATGCGTATATGCCCCTACAAACAGTAGCCTGTACATGTTTACATGTGTGATATATGTAATTGGAGGGCTATGCACCAAAATAACGAGAGTGACTATACTCTGATACGGCGGGATTATGAGTATTATAGTGTTtgtaattttctctatttcccatcttttatgagtattttatacttagaaaaatatttttaaataccatacTTTTCTGAAGCAAATACTTTTTCTAGTAGCTTGGTCCTGTTTTAACCTCTTAAAAGTGCTCTGAGAGACTGAGGATGAGAAGCAAATTTGGAATTCAGGCCCTGAtaaatcattctttaaaaataccagaagcagcagtagtagcagaaGCAGCTACAGGCGTTGTGGTCACACATACGTACTGCTGCACTCCGGCATCGGTTGGTCCCAAGATCCATCTGTCTGACAGACTGCAACAAATGATTTCAGGGGCCAATAACCCTAAAGAGGAATTGAGAAAATATTAACTTCCTTGTTTATATCAGGAAACCACTCCCCAAAGCTCTGCTCCCACGATAGTTCTTCTTCGAGTGTTTCAAGAGATGCTCCCAAGGGGGTGATGCACCCACATGACTGGACACGCAGCCCAACTGCCTTGATACATGTGTGTACTTGTTGGTGATGTCACCTATGTGTGTGTATCAGTTTTAAAGATGTTGACCTCTGCAGcagtttatattttctgcttTCCACTTAATCCAAGAATACGTCAGATTTCTCACAAGTTCCTGCTGGTGTTCCACCATTTCTTTATGTAAAGTGCCAAAGGGTGACAGTCAAAAGTTTGGGGAAGATCAGCCTGATCAGACGTGGATGTGTCTGGATTTTTCTAGCCTGCGGCTATTAACTGGaggaaagttatttaaaatatcagtatTTCCAGAAGCTTCGCATGTGTGTCCTCAATCACTTTCCATTGCTAATATTTAGCGGGACATTTTtgacttatttaaatatttttctaaaatcagactttaaaatgaaagcaGGTGGCTTTGACTGAAGCTTTATGCTTCGAAGGAGAGCAGGATGACTTCTTTTTTCCTCAGAAACTGAACAGGCTTGGGTCCAAGTTGCTGTGGAAAGAGCCCGCCGAGAAGTTTACAAGCTGAGCAAAGTGTCTCACTTTTTTGAGGGTCGGGGGCGGTTGTCCCTCCACAGGACTGGTTGCATAACCAGCTATCTTTTCAGTGTTATTGCTTTTTACCACTGGGATTCAGTGACATTTTGAAGAACATAAAGAGGGCATGTGAATCTCTAACCTGTGCCCCTAAAGAAACACACTAAGCATTTTTTGAAATTATCCTCCTTCTCCCTTAACAGTGGTCACTGTTTATAACTTTGCAGAATATACTGTTTCCAAGggccatttaatttttttgtgggcCCAGGAGTTGTTTCATGTAAAGGTCATTTGACCAGGAGGAGCTTGATTTAATGCAAGGTGATAACACAGAGCACATGACAAACATTTCAGCTGCTTTACCAAGAGCTGCTGTAATGTGTGTGAACAGAGAAAAGGTGTTCATTTTAATCGccagctttcaaaaaaaaaaaagaaaaagaaaaagcttttttaaaaagcagagttatgggtttccctggtggcgcagtggttgagaatctgcctgccagtgcaggggacacgggttcgagccctggtccgggaagatcccacatgccgcggagcaactgggcccgtgggccacagctactgagcctgtgctccagggcccacgagccataactactgaatcCCGCGCACCTGGTGCCCGTGCtgtacagcaagagaagccaccgaaacaacaaagagtagcgcccccctcgccgcaactagagaaaacccatgcacagcaacaaagacccaacgcagccaaaaataataaatttaaaaaaaattttaaaaagcggaGTTCCTAAGAATAGAAAATTCTCTGTAGCCGTTTCTCTTAGCAAATGTatcatttctttgaattttattgtttaatCATAGGCAAAGTAAACCACCATGCTGACAACAGCTGTTTCCCcattttcctttcacatatttgctgatataaatatgtattcattCAAAAACCATCATGATTGTGGTGCACTTAAACAGCTTTGTATTAACTTACTTGCAGAAGTTCGTAGCCCGACTCGCAGAAGACAAAGAAGCGGTCTTTCATGATGTATGTGGCCTGCACAGGGGAGATGTGGCCGTTAGGTGGTGCCGTCGGGTCAGGGCAGGGCTGAGCTGCGCAAGGAAACCAGATGTCCGGGGTTTAGCTGGCTCTATAGCAGCAAGTCTGAATTTAGCAATTAGAAGTTCTTGGTTTATAAATGAAACAACGTGTAAAGAGAGCTTGCCACAGTGGGGTGGAGTTCTTAAGATTTAAAACCAAAGGCAAGATTAAACTCTTCGCTGCTTATCGTACAAATTAGGATTTGTCTCCTGGCCTGGGCTTCAGCCAAAGTGATGAAAAGAAAGCCGGGAACGTGGTAAGGGAGCATGGTCACGGCAAAGGGAGCATCTGCTCCACGCCAGGGGCCTCACACACACTGCTGAAAACCGGGGGAGTGTAACTTGGGGGGGAAAGAGCTGGACAGCATGGGTTAAAATCACAGgaaatcctcagtttcctcatctgtaagctgAGAGTGATAAGAACGTTTGCTCAGCTTCTAAGGCTGTTGCGAGGACCAAATGTGAAGCACAGAGGAAATCGCTTTGCTAATAAGGGCTGGGCAACAGGGGGTTGCAGCCAGCGAACCCTCACAGCAGCCCctgtggctcagagaggcacCGGGGCTCAGGGCCAGACTGGCACTCAGGAAGCCTCATACATCCCTCGTGAGCACGTGCCCACAGGGCTCACGGCTGGCTTCCACTTTGGCCCCCAAACCCTGGCCTGTTGTCACCCCAAGCCTTCAGCCAGTGCCCCATGGCTGCCCATCACCCAAGGCCACCCCTCAGCCCATGCAGGTCCTTTGCCCAGTCCCCTGCTTCCTCCAGCAGCTGACCCCTGTGTCCTGCAGCGACTCTCAGTCCCAGGCAGGCCCCAGAGTCTCCCCTCTTGGAACCAATCTCCAGGGATGTTCCAGGTGGCCCTGTCGGGGCCAGGGCTTCCCGAGGCCACCTCATACCCAGGCCAGGGCCCTGCTGGCATTTCCCTTCACACACACCTCCAGGCTCTGTCCTGGCCCCTTCTCACCCACCAGCCTGGCAAACCTGACTCTTCCCTCTGACTCACTCTGAAACCAGTGCttcagttttagaagttttattacTTCGACCCACAGGAAAacaaaaggcttttaaaatatgaacaagaagCAAATGAAATGTTCCCAAAGTGCTGGTCTCTCCCCTACTGACCCGTCTCCCACCCTTTCCCACAGAGCTGGCCCAAAGGTTAATATCTTTCCTAAttcaatctcatttttaaaattactcaacACCTCCTCCATGCTCACTCGGTGTCCTCTGCGTTAGCCCACTAATCCCCACCTTTCCAAGGAGCTTTGTCCTTCATTGGATAATTGCGACATTAAGTCTCAGAAAAGTTATGTTAAGAGGTTCAATGTCACATGGCCAGGAAACAGGATGCATTACAGCCGGGACGCCAACCCGGGCAGTCTGACACCCAGCCTGCGCTCTGAGCACGGCTTGGGGCCTTGGGTGTTTTGCTTTGGCGCTTCTCCAGCTCAGCTACTCTGTCTTTCCAAAAACATCCTGAAAGACCTGTTGGCTGAGAGTGGTGAGAGGGACAGACAGGTCCAAAGGTCAGTGCCCGAAGGTGGGGGGCTTGGACTCGTGCCTCAGGAGGTGGCACCACGAACTACCGTCTACGTCTGAGGGTCTGTCACGAGgaagaggtggtggaggagggtcTGAGAGGCAGAGTGCAGACTCCCTGTCCAAACCCTCCATGTCAGGCGGGAGTCCCCATCTCTGCCTACCCCATCACACCCTCTTACAGCTCACACCAAGAAAGTCGGAGCCTCTGGGCTTTTGCACATACACTTCCCTTGCACTTGGAACACCCTTCCACCTTCCTCCAATACCTACTTGTCCTTTCAATCCAATCTCGTATGTTTCGTGTCCCAGGCCCCTTTTGTTAGCACCCGGCCCCTGCCTGGGCCAGGTCCCTCCTCTGGACTCTCACTGTGTCTGGTGCTCGGCTGTGCTTGTCACAGGGCTGTGGTCATGGTGCTGTGACTAGACTGGACTGACAGCAGAGGTATTACGTATTCCCCACACAGGGCCCAGTGCACATCCataagatggatggatggatggaaggagggaaggatggacagatggatgtgTGTGAGGGGTGGCATGAACATGACTTGGCATAAGGATTATAGCTGTCCCGCGATGTCTGCGGggcattggttccaggagccccgtggataccaaaatctgcggttgctcaagtcccttatacaaaATGGCAGAGGGAacgccctggcggtccagtggttaggactcagcgctttcactgccgagggcatgggttcaatccctggtcggaaaACTAACATCATCCCACAAGCTTctcggccaaaagaaaaaaaaaggcagcgtGTCAGCCATCTGTATCCATGGGCTCTACATCCACCGGTGTGGGAAGCCAACTGTATTTTGAGCTGATTATCTTAtgaaacagcagacacaggagagactctgaaaacagagtagaaagCACCCTTTTCTAAGGGAAATTTACGTTTACAgaggaaatctccatttgtaagagtGTCTCAGAACTCTGTACCAGGAGTAGGAGGACTCAATCACTagaaactcttaaaggaaaagacagaaattttttttttactaaaattaaatttcaaaagcaataaaaagaagacaGTCTTTAATCTGCATAACGAATCTTACTCTTGCTTACCAtgcttttcctggtcacctccTCACAACTGGACTCCCCTGtaccctttctctcttttatctttagctgaagatgtttaagcctgaattctaagccaCCTCTGAGACTCATTTTCCCCTGGGTTATCTCCCACGTATGCACGAGATCTACATGTTCATAAACTTGTGTCTTTTTCTCTCGTTAATGTCTCTTGTTCCCAGCCAAGAATTtggaagggcagagggaaaattattatttcctcccctacagatggaaggaaggatggtTGGATGGAGGGGTGAATGGAAGAGGGGAGGGTGAGAggtagggaaggagaggaggatggCTGTTTGGATGGGTAAATGGGTAGAAGGAGGGATGGTTGGATGGAGGGGTGagtggaagaggggagggggagaggtagGGCAGGAGAGGAGGATGGCTGTttggatgggtagatgggtagAAGGAGGGATGGTTggatggaggggtgggtgggtgggtggatgaatgggGGGGCGACACTTCTCATAGGGGACCCCTGCCTCGCAGACGACCCCACTCAAACCTGGCCTGTCTTCTGATGGAGTTCAGGACACACTACCTCAAAATGCGGCACCTTGGCATGTTGACGATTTTAAGCTGGGAGtttgagaaaatggcagaagcaggaaggtcacTCTGATTCCCCGCCCTTCGCCCTTCTTCCCTGAAGCAGGTCATAAGACCCTCACGTGAGAGGTGTCTGCCCTACACCCAGAGGGAAGCCTTATCACCAAAGACAAAAGGATGCCAAGAACAATCCTAACAGGCCTAAGTTCCCCCACCCCGTTTTCCACCCTTGCTTCATATTCCTCAGCCTATCATACACCTCAGCAAACCTAGCCCAAAAGTGCACAGGTCCAGCTGTCTCTCTGAGTCTTTATTTCCTTACAAAGTCTCCTGTGCCACATAAAATTTACATGACATAAACatgtatgcttttttttcctgttaacctGTCAGGTTGcttttcagacccagccaggaACACTAAGAGGGTTAAGGAAAacttttccctcccccaccttcccaggCCCGGCCAGGAAGCGTTCCATCCTGTGTGGCTCCTTGATGTTTCTGGAAGAGCTCCCTGCCAAATCGGAGCCCCACCTGCGCTCACCTGTGCTGTTGTAGTGGATCTTCCAGCCCATGTGGTTCCCCGACTCATCGGTGGCAAAGGTGATGGTCACAGTGTTGCTCTTAGTTTCAATCCTGCGGGGCAACGTCTTCCCACAAAATGGGCCATATTCCTCCTTGTCTGTTTGAATCTGAAAGTGGAGAGGCCCCTGTCATCTCAGGACCTGCCGGGCCAGGGGGAGGCAGCGGCCAGGGGAACCAGACCTTCAGGGAGTCGTAGGGGCACTGGGTCTCAGGGTGCATCTCCACGTCAAAGGACTCCACGAAGTCCAGGGTGACACGGAACCCCTCCTCCAGGCGGATGCTGTAGGTGCAGCTGGAGAGTTTGGGGTACGGCTGAGGGTATCCAGGGCTGCTGAGCACCCCAGACCGGGCGGTGAAGACCTGGCCTGAgcacagggctggggagaggggagaggacaggCGGGGTGAGCCAGGCGCAGGCGGCGTGGCTCAGGCCACCTGTCCACTGTCACATGCCAGCCCCAGAGGCATCTCCTGAGACTGAACGCCCCACCCAGTGGCTGAAGGGACAATTTAGGGAGGGGTCTCTCTGGCTTCCAGGATTTAGCTGAAACAAGTGACCCTTGGAAGTACATTCTCCAGGGGCCCCACTCACAACCCCAGGGAGGATGGAGGCCCTAAGCTGAGGCTCCTGGTGTGGGGAACCCTGGGCCAGAGTCACAGTTCCAGGGGTGCGGGGAGTGAGCCATGTCAGGGTCTGCCTGGGGGAAAGGGGCACCAGAAGTGAAGGGGACTTTCCTGTTCACAGGAATTTGGTGTGGGGAGGTGGCAGGAGAGGAGTCTCCCCTGGGCCCCCTCCAGGAACACTCAGGAAGGCCTCCCCTTGCCCACCTTCCCTGGGTCTAGGCTCTGCCCTGGGGGGCAATTGAGGGCAGTTCAAGTCCACACTGATCATAAGTGAGTCTGGTACCCACTTTCCCCAATGAAACAGCTGATTCTGCCTTTGCAAAGAGAATGTCTGTTGGCATCACTCGTAGGAGGGTTctacccccccatcccccaggtggcagaggtggggacaCAGGCATTCCAGGAAGTGAGGAGTCCCAGCACTGCCTTTCTTCTTCCACGTGGCTGCTCCCCATGGGACAGAGGGAGTCACCCCCGGATGTGGGGGACCAACCAGACTGCCCATCAGTGAATCGATACCTCCTTGGGCCTCGGGGTCAgactccccctccccagcacacCCAGGACCTGAGGTATCCTCTGAACAGGAGGTGGACCCCAGGATGCTTTGAGCTCAGTCCTTGGATTCCTGGTGGGGGAGTAGCTAGAGCTCGGTTCCCCTGTGTGAgccccctgcccctctctgggcctcggtgccCCATCATCAAAATGAGGGTGAGGACAGAGCAAGCCCCTCTGGCAAAGGAGCCTGTGGCCCCATAGAGGCGGCTCCCACCAACTAGGGCCCGTCGGGCTGAggtgagggtgggaaggaagggggtCCAGAGTGCACACTgctgccctcccctcacccttcccccccaGAGACACGCAGCAGGTGGAGGTGGAGCCGAGTTTATTGTTAGGTCCGTGGGCGGGGTCAATGGGGGCTGCAGGCTGCAGCGGTCTTGCCCGAGCCAGACCGGAGCCGGAGGGCAGGCTAGAGGCTCTGCTctggaagagagaacagagacgGGGAGAGACACGGGGGAGGGCACTGAGCAGGGGAGCGGGCTCAGCACCAAGGGTGGGGGCTGCTCGCTCCCAGAGCGCCAGCTGGTTTTCTGTCCAGGCCCCCGTCAGGGGCGCAGAGGGGAGTCCGGGCCGTGGAGGCCGAAGGGGTTGGCCTGCTGGGGGCTGAACCGGCAGCTTTGAGCTGAAGTTTCATGGAGGGAAGCTTGTGTGAGGCAGGCCTAGGGCCCCCACTCCTTCATCCTGAAGCCCCCCAAGGAGGATGAGTCCTGATTGGCCAGGTACACAGTGAGGGCCGACCACATGCTCACCAAGTGAATGAGCTGAGGAGGAGTGAGAGTGAGCCAAGGACACGGTGGAGGCAGGTGAGGAGCTGGAGAACGTGGATGGATGAATGCTTAGGTGgggggatgggtggatggatgggtggggggatgagtggggggatgggtgggggatgggtggggatgggtgggggatgggtggatgggggtgggtgggtgggtggatgggtgggtggatggatggatggctgggTGGGtagtgggtgggtggatgggtggggtgggtggatgggtgggagggtgggtgggtggggggatgggtggggggatggggatggggggatggatggatgggggtatgggtgggtggatggatgggtggatgggtgggtgggtgggtggatggatggatgggtgggtggatggatggatggatgggtgggagggtgggtgggtggatgggtgggagggtggctgggtgggtgggtggatggatgggtagatggatggatgggtagatggatggatggtgagAGGGGACAGAAGATCTGAAAAGGAGCCGTCACCCAGGAGAAGTGTCTAGTGGACCAAGGCCAGTGGGCCCTCCAGTCGCCTGGGCAGAGCAGCTATGGCCTTGAGAAGCCAGCTGTGtcttggggcagggtgggggcaggcTGGGCACAGGGTCCCCCTCCAGCTGCAGCTCACCTGAGCAGGTGTGCTTGTTCCTGTGGAGAACATAGCCCATACGGCAGGAGCAGTAGAAGCCACCCAGGTGATTGTGGCAGTGGTGCTCGCAGGTGGGGGCCTCTCCTGGGGGCACCTGGCACTCGTCGATGTCTGGGGGAGGGGCCGGCAGGCAGTCagcggggaaggagaggggacatCGCTGAGGCCTAGGCTCGGGTTTAGGGCCCCTCCAGTAACATGGCCTGACCTGAGAGGAGCCTTCTCTTGTCTGCAGGTGTCTCATGCCCAGCTGAGCGCTAGAGGCCCAGGGTCACTGCGACCTCGCTGCAGCACTTGGAGGGAGACCTAAATACCATCTTTTTTAAGCCAATGACGGTTTAATGGTCCTGCTCGTGGTGACTAGGCTAGTGAAAGGAGCGACCGGCACGGGAACCCAGTGGGTGGGCCTCTATATGGGTTTCACCAAATTCTTGCAGCAGTCTCAGGatgagcacagagaggttgagccACTTGCCCGAGGCCAACAGCAAGTCCCTGCAGGAGCCAGAATCTGAAAGCAAGTGCCAGACTCGAAGCCCAGAGGCAGACGCCGCGCTCAGCCCAGTGGCACCCGTCCCACCTGTGAACGGGCTCACTTGGTCCTTGCATCACGGGGCCCACGAGGACGTCCTGGCTCAGCACCTGGCACTGAATGGGGCTCAGCCTAGAGCAGAGGTCCTGGCTGTTGCTGATATTTGCACTGCGATGATGATGTCAGACCAGGTGGGGACGCCCTCCTGCTGGTCTGGCAGGAGTCCAGCCTCAGGGAGGCGGGCGGAAGGGAGGGCTGGTCTGGCCCAAGACAGTCCCCCCGCACCAACCGGCCTTCTCTCAGCTCACCCTCTGCTGAGTAGAAGGCCTCGAAGCCCGCGAACGGCTTCTCGTTGGAGTAGTCGGAGCGGAAGGTGACGTCGAGGCTGGAGCCCGGCGAGTAGAAGGTGGTGTTGCCGGGCGCCCGCTCCGTGTCCGTGCTCTCTGACCCGCACAGCGTGGCCAGCACCG comes from Delphinus delphis chromosome 1, mDelDel1.2, whole genome shotgun sequence and encodes:
- the MASP2 gene encoding mannan-binding lectin serine protease 2 isoform X9; the encoded protein is MGSVPRMPGAGRLGAGPALDKQIKGEAPRGSRPGLAECTMRLLVTLGLLWGSAATTSSGPQWPKPVFGRLASPGFPGTYANNHEQRWTLTAPPGYRLRLYFTHFQLEPSYLCEYDFVKLSAGTTVLATLCGSESTDTERAPGNTTFYSPGSSLDVTFRSDYSNEKPFAGFEAFYSAEDIDECQVPPGEAPTCEHHCHNHLGGFYCSCRMGYVLHRNKHTCSALCSGQVFTARSGVLSSPGYPQPYPKLSSCTYSIRLEEGFRVTLDFVESFDVEMHPETQCPYDSLKIQTDKEEYGPFCGKTLPRRIETKSNTVTITFATDESGNHMGWKIHYNSTAQPCPDPTAPPNGHISPVQATYIMKDRFFVFCESGYELLQGYWPLKSFVAVCQTDGSWDQPMPECSSTYV
- the MASP2 gene encoding mannan-binding lectin serine protease 2 isoform X10, whose protein sequence is MGSVPRMPGAGRLGAGPALDKQIKGEAPRGSRPGLAECTMRLLVTLGLLWGSAATTSSGPQWPKPVFGRLASPGFPGTYANNHEQRWTLTAPPGYRLRLYFTHFQLEPSYLCEYDFVKLSAGTTVLATLCGSESTDTERAPGNTTFYSPGSSLDVTFRSDYSNEKPFAGFEAFYSAEDIDECQVPPGEAPTCEHHCHNHLGGFYCSCRMGYVLHRNKHTCSALCSGQVFTARSGVLSSPGYPQPYPKLSSCTYSIRLEEGFRVTLDFVESFDVEMHPETQCPYDSLKIQTDKEEYGPFCGKTLPRRIETKSNTVTITFATDESGNHMGWKIHYNSTGHIHHERPLLCLLRVGLRTSARLLAPEIICCSLSDRWILGPTDAGVQHC